One Thomasclavelia spiroformis DSM 1552 DNA window includes the following coding sequences:
- a CDS encoding DUF3307 domain-containing protein, with amino-acid sequence MLDFRSIFFLLLFVHILGDFYFQSQTTARKKVKKLKWVSYHCIIYGVISFVLVKLLVPNFSYSLLWLFIIGHAVIDITKYYIVKKYLKNNFYDKYVFIIDQIIHLLILVFISYYALKSGEVYKYNAFINDVLVTMEIPIESLLSLVLKLLLIHKPINIFIALIMNDYKPEDKKKDDTIKAGRMIGTVERIIMLFFLSIKQYSSVGLVLTAKSIARYNKIAEDQKFAEYYLLGTLLSTICVLVVSLI; translated from the coding sequence ATGTTAGATTTTAGATCGATATTTTTTCTTTTGTTATTTGTACATATATTAGGTGATTTTTATTTTCAAAGTCAAACTACAGCAAGAAAGAAAGTAAAGAAGTTAAAGTGGGTTAGTTATCATTGTATTATATATGGAGTAATTAGTTTTGTTTTAGTTAAGCTATTAGTTCCTAATTTTTCATATTCGCTTTTATGGTTATTTATAATCGGACATGCAGTTATTGATATTACTAAATACTATATTGTAAAAAAATATTTAAAAAATAATTTTTATGATAAATATGTATTTATAATTGATCAAATAATTCATCTATTAATTTTGGTGTTTATTTCCTATTATGCACTAAAATCAGGTGAAGTTTATAAATATAATGCTTTTATTAACGATGTGTTAGTGACCATGGAAATTCCAATAGAATCACTTTTATCACTTGTATTAAAACTATTACTTATTCATAAACCTATAAATATTTTTATTGCTTTGATTATGAATGATTATAAACCCGAAGATAAAAAGAAAGATGATACAATTAAAGCAGGTAGAATGATTGGTACAGTAGAAAGAATTATTATGTTGTTCTTTTTATCAATTAAACAATATTCATCGGTAGGACTTGTTTTAACTGCTAAATCTATTGCTCGATATAATAAAATTGCTGAGGATCAAAAATTTGCAGAATACTACTTATTAGGTACATTGTTAAGTACGATTTGTGTATTAGTGGTTTCTTTAATATAA
- the hcp gene encoding hydroxylamine reductase: MVEKMFCFQCQETAMNKGCTKVGICGKQPKTANLQDKLIYVTKLFAKVLKDVRNNGIVIEEEYENQINTNLFITITNANFDNRKINDAITKTVNMINHFDPSINISLENKISILDQKDEDIRSLKELITYGLKGMAAYNKHANALGYRSKEINQFIQDTLALLLEDISAEKLIELLTLEGQMGVEVMALLDKANTTTYGNPEITKVNLGVRDRPGILVSGHDLKDLEMLLEQSKDAGVDIYTHSEMLPAHYYPFFKKYDHFIGNYGNAWWKQKEEFEAFNGPILLTTNCLVPPKESYKDRVYTTGAVGFEGCYHIDEKDDKTKDFSKIIEHAKLCKAPRQLETGTLTGGFGHHQVLALTDQIIEAVKTGKIKKFVVMAGCDGRQQSRSYYQEFAKKLPQDTVILTAGCAKYKYNKLDLGTIDGIYRVLDAGQCNDSYSLALIALKLKEAFGLEDINDLPIIYNIAWYEQKAVIVLLALLSLGVKNIHLGPTLPAFLSKNVLNFLVEHFNILPIGSVDEDMKLFFQ, translated from the coding sequence ATGGTAGAAAAAATGTTTTGTTTTCAATGCCAAGAGACAGCAATGAATAAAGGCTGTACAAAAGTTGGGATTTGTGGAAAACAACCAAAAACAGCAAATCTTCAAGATAAATTAATATATGTAACAAAATTATTTGCAAAAGTATTAAAAGATGTTCGAAATAATGGAATAGTTATTGAAGAAGAATATGAAAATCAAATTAATACTAATTTATTTATTACAATTACAAATGCAAATTTTGATAATCGTAAAATTAATGATGCAATTACTAAAACAGTCAATATGATAAATCATTTTGATCCATCGATAAATATTTCTTTAGAAAATAAGATAAGTATTTTAGATCAAAAAGACGAAGATATTAGAAGTCTTAAAGAACTTATTACTTATGGATTAAAAGGTATGGCTGCTTATAACAAACATGCAAATGCTTTAGGATATCGAAGTAAAGAAATTAATCAATTTATACAAGATACACTAGCTTTATTATTAGAAGATATTTCAGCTGAAAAGTTAATTGAATTATTAACTCTAGAAGGACAAATGGGTGTAGAAGTAATGGCACTATTAGATAAGGCGAATACAACTACTTATGGAAATCCTGAAATTACTAAAGTGAATTTAGGAGTAAGAGATAGACCAGGAATACTTGTATCTGGTCATGATTTAAAAGATTTAGAAATGTTATTGGAACAAAGTAAAGATGCAGGTGTTGATATTTATACACATTCAGAAATGTTACCAGCTCATTATTATCCGTTTTTTAAAAAATATGATCATTTTATAGGTAATTATGGAAATGCATGGTGGAAGCAAAAAGAAGAATTTGAAGCATTTAATGGACCAATTCTTTTAACAACAAATTGTTTAGTTCCACCAAAAGAGAGTTATAAAGACCGTGTATATACAACTGGTGCAGTTGGCTTTGAAGGATGCTACCATATTGATGAAAAAGATGATAAAACTAAGGATTTTTCAAAAATAATTGAACACGCTAAATTATGTAAAGCACCTCGACAATTAGAAACAGGGACATTGACAGGTGGATTTGGACACCATCAAGTATTAGCTTTAACAGATCAAATTATTGAAGCTGTTAAAACTGGTAAAATTAAAAAGTTTGTAGTGATGGCAGGATGTGATGGACGTCAACAATCACGAAGTTATTATCAAGAGTTTGCAAAAAAATTGCCACAAGATACAGTTATTTTAACTGCTGGGTGTGCAAAATATAAATACAACAAATTAGATTTAGGAACAATTGATGGAATTTATCGTGTATTAGATGCTGGACAATGTAATGATTCTTATTCACTTGCACTAATTGCTTTGAAATTAAAAGAAGCATTTGGTTTAGAAGATATAAATGATCTACCGATTATTTATAATATTGCCTGGTACGAACAAAAAGCAGTTATAGTTTTATTAGCGTTACTCTCTTTAGGTGTTAAAAATATTCATTTAGGACCAACTTTACCAGCATTTCTTTCAAAAAATGTTTTAAATTTTTTGGTTGAACATTTTAATATTTTACCAATTGGTAGTGTTGATGAAGATATGAAATTATTTTTTCAATAA
- a CDS encoding SatD family protein: protein MMFFNFLNEPYIAIIGDIKNSKKIVDRGAIQEHLKKILDNINLKYSDCIASKFTITLGDEFQGLLTTGNNIMEIIQYIKKEIYPVKIRFGIGIGSISTKINSEISIGADGPGYYKARESIETLKKSERKKEKSQVDIQVKIDGDNKLQELSLNTIFKLLYSIETKWTDKQREIINYLIFEKVNQTKASIQFNVTPSNIQQILAKSHYYAFKEAFDAVNVIFSEVNHNVRF from the coding sequence ATGATGTTTTTTAATTTCCTTAATGAGCCTTATATTGCAATCATTGGAGATATTAAGAATTCTAAAAAAATAGTAGATAGAGGAGCAATTCAAGAACATTTAAAAAAAATATTAGATAATATTAATCTAAAATATAGCGATTGTATTGCTTCTAAATTTACAATTACATTAGGAGATGAATTTCAAGGTCTATTAACTACAGGTAATAATATTATGGAAATAATCCAATATATCAAAAAAGAAATTTATCCCGTAAAAATAAGATTTGGGATAGGAATAGGTTCAATTTCCACAAAAATAAATTCTGAAATTTCTATTGGTGCTGATGGTCCAGGCTATTATAAAGCTAGAGAAAGTATAGAAACTTTAAAAAAATCTGAGAGAAAAAAAGAAAAGTCACAAGTTGATATTCAAGTAAAGATAGATGGGGATAATAAGTTACAAGAGCTATCTTTAAATACAATTTTTAAATTACTTTATAGTATTGAAACAAAGTGGACAGATAAACAAAGAGAAATAATAAATTATTTGATATTTGAAAAAGTAAATCAAACAAAGGCTTCTATCCAATTTAATGTAACACCTTCTAATATTCAACAAATTTTAGCAAAATCACATTACTATGCTTTTAAAGAAGCGTTTGATGCAGTGAATGTGATTTTTAGTGAGGTGAATCATAATGTTAGATTTTAG
- a CDS encoding reverse transcriptase domain-containing protein, with the protein MKDTQDKIGYCQLSLGLLYEDSTEYDNSGEVYPTSKQEISHTKNTNRFVVHEKLLETIMEDANIEKAIQRVMSNKGSGGVDKMQVAEVRTHFAQHWSYLKKLIMEGHYSPQAVKRVEIPKDNGKKRELGIPTVTDRVIQQAIVQVLTPIFEPQFSDNSYGFRPRRNAHQAVRKVVEYANEGYRYTVDLDLEKYFDTVNHSRLGTMSRFWTT; encoded by the coding sequence ATGAAAGATACTCAAGATAAAATAGGATACTGTCAACTATCATTAGGCTTACTCTATGAAGATAGTACGGAATACGACAATAGTGGAGAAGTGTATCCTACATCAAAACAAGAGATATCACATACGAAGAACACCAATAGATTTGTAGTACATGAGAAGTTACTTGAAACAATTATGGAGGATGCCAATATAGAAAAGGCAATCCAAAGGGTTATGAGTAATAAGGGAAGTGGTGGTGTAGATAAAATGCAAGTCGCAGAAGTTCGTACGCATTTCGCACAACACTGGTCTTATCTAAAGAAACTTATCATGGAGGGACATTATAGTCCACAAGCCGTTAAAAGAGTAGAAATACCAAAAGATAACGGAAAGAAAAGAGAGTTAGGAATTCCAACAGTGACGGATAGGGTCATACAACAGGCGATAGTACAGGTACTGACACCAATATTTGAACCCCAATTCAGTGACAATAGTTATGGGTTCCGACCAAGAAGAAATGCCCATCAAGCAGTAAGAAAAGTAGTCGAATACGCCAATGAAGGATATCGATATACAGTAGACCTAGATTTAGAGAAGTACTTTGATACAGTCAACCATTCAAGACTTGGTACTATGTCAAGATTTTGGACTACATAA
- a CDS encoding Crp/Fnr family transcriptional regulator, with translation MENLENNLLFKNINKNDLPLLLKCLQANKITYQKDQTIIHQGQNINEIGILLSGKAHVINNDYWGNQTIIKEIDIGELFGEAYAFLPKQNTMISIIAKEKCEVLYLNISKIIFSCNKNCHYHHLFIQNLLIATSQKNIMLTQKINHITKRTTREKILAYLSDLSKIHNSNAFNIPFNRQQLANYLAVDRSALSFELSKMQKEGIIRYKKNYFELL, from the coding sequence TTGGAAAATTTAGAAAATAATTTATTATTTAAAAACATTAATAAAAATGATCTTCCACTTCTTTTAAAATGCTTACAAGCTAACAAAATAACATATCAAAAAGATCAAACTATTATTCATCAAGGGCAAAACATTAATGAAATAGGTATTTTATTAAGTGGCAAAGCGCATGTTATTAATAATGATTATTGGGGTAATCAAACAATTATTAAAGAAATTGATATTGGTGAATTATTTGGTGAAGCATATGCTTTTTTACCAAAACAAAATACGATGATTTCAATTATTGCCAAAGAAAAATGTGAAGTTCTATATCTAAACATCTCAAAAATTATTTTCTCATGTAACAAAAATTGTCATTATCATCATCTGTTTATTCAAAATTTACTTATTGCCACTTCACAAAAAAACATAATGCTCACACAAAAAATTAATCACATAACCAAAAGAACTACTCGTGAAAAAATTTTGGCTTATCTATCAGATTTATCAAAAATTCATAACTCCAATGCTTTTAACATACCGTTTAATCGCCAACAATTAGCAAATTACTTAGCAGTTGATCGTAGTGCACTTTCATTTGAATTAAGTAAAATGCAAAAAGAAGGAATAATTCGTTATAAGAAAAATTATTTTGAATTACTTTAA